Genomic window (Syngnathoides biaculeatus isolate LvHL_M chromosome 6, ASM1980259v1, whole genome shotgun sequence):
ACGGAATGAAGGGGAGTTGACAGTGAACCCGAAGGTACTCTCAAATGTCTTTGTAGAACTTAACAACTAACTAACTTTGACATTTCAGTCTATTTTCGTGTTATATTCGTAACCCCCTAAGATGGCCGCCTAAACACCGCATTTCTTTTAAGGAACTTCACAACCAACAGCAGCACCAATGGAAGATTACAGTAGAGGTCAGACGAGTAGGTGAGAGTCCTGGCAGAAAAAGCAGGGTACTAAAAGTCTcgtgatgatacagaggaaagTCCGGATCGCATTTGGCAGTTCACAGCTGATCGGCTGCTAACGGCTCGCTGCTGGTGCACTAAGTGTCCGgctagagcaggggtcgggaaccttttaggctgagagagccataaatgccaaaatataatttaaaaaaagagccacgctatattttaaaaactaaatactggtgtatttgagcatttatgtagaaccaacacttttaaagtacaataaGGCTCAGAATTCTTTTGAATAACATTGTTacgatgttgctaaccaatgatgacaaaagcgcTTCGTCCCAataatgtgacttctggtgctgcatggttttcaTGATGGCTTTATAATCTTTCATAaatcgttagattaagcttcatgcaggcgtcgAGACTTCAATCAGTTAATtgtgaacataattcaatttgatttgccatcatgatggtacgatgctgaacagttcttgccaacaatagcatgtcttttatatgttttatgatcttgtctttatgtgaaaagttgtcaaaaaatcAGGCACAAATGCTTGAGCATCCtcctccatctgtgaatggctgtccagtcttgccgaaaactgtagaactccccatcttttttgtctttgagcgATCGTTTGCACAGTTAGTTGTTGCTCCCTGCTCTGCGTTGGACCCTTCTGCGCTGCGCACATCAACTGGTACGGTGAACTAcgctaggacaaactgtctctactCATTTGTGTTAACTATGTGACCGAAATGACATTCCACAGTATGTAGTGATGTgagctctgcgagccatacgcaacatcaaaagagccagatatggctcgcgagccataggttcccgacccctgaccATATAGAGTGATGTCTAGAGGtacaagttgaatttgttccatCATACGATCAATCCATTCCAGCCCCTCCCCTGAAATAAAACTAAAGCTTTTTGTTTCGAGTTCTTTCAAGAGATCAATAACAGTCATGGCAAAGAGAGAAAGTGCGACGGTAACAGAAAATTAAActttatacattaaaaaaaaaaattaaaaacgatGTCATTGATGCATGCGAGAGGATGGCAAACCTCGGAAGACTTCATCTTACTGAGTATGTGCTGCTATGTATGAGATACTGGATGCgtttgtgtgcgcatgtgtaAGTGGTTCGTGTGTGAAAGTCTTACTGGGTAGCAGCTctctgtctgctgtctctgtgCAGATGGGATAGGGATAGAAGAGATGACCCTTCTCCAAAGGATACGGGATCATTCTGAAGGCTAAGCACAAGGAAACACCTCATGAGTGATGAGTGACCCCCCGACACACTCACACTTATGTTACAGTCTTAATCCAAAATTGCATAAAAATTTGTAGTCCCCTAAAATTCCACGCACAACACCCCATAACGAGAACCTAAAATTACTTGGGGGAAATTATTCCATTCCATtctctttgccacttatcctcacaagggtcacggggagtgctggagcttatcctagtTGTCAACGgacatgaggcggggtacaccctgaactggtcgccagccaatcgcagggcacatcgagaccaacagccacactcacaatcacacctaggggcaatttagagtttccaattaatgttgcatgttttttggaatgtgggaggaaaacggagtgcctggaggaaacccacacaggcacggggagaacatggaaactccacacagggattgaacccaggacctcagaacagtgaggccaacgctttaccatctgagctaCTGTGCCGCTGGggaaatcattatttttttaaatttatttaatatAAAACTAAGGAggtatttttgaaaattatgCCACAAGCTTGACACCCCCTTTCTTTGGCCAGTTTTGCCCATTCCGCTTACTCCCCGGAATTTCACGGAATAAGGATGTaacataaaaaaagcaaaaagttgaaaaagtgaagcattgtgaatattttatatGCACTACATATATTTAGATGGTGTTTAAGTGTGGTGTTTATGTGTGAGACTTACTGCCCTCCCAGGTGCAGTGCAGCAGATTGAGCGCTCCCTCTACGCGCTTCCAGTGCTGCAGGTGGAAGAAGGCGTACGCGATGGCCTCGCTGTCCCCTCGTTTTAGGATGTGCTCCGGAGGAAGGATCAGACTCTTCATCTCCAGAAGGTACTGAAcgagtcaaaaagaaaaaacacagccAGTCAGTCACATGACCACTGAGTTGAGTTTGTGTACGTGTGACTGACTTTGGGGACATGAGGGTTGAACTCCACCGCTCTGTGAATTGCCTCTACTGCATTCATTTCTGCGGTGCTCAAACCTCGTCTGGACGCTGCTTCTGGAGAGAATCTGAATGtgtacacagacacagacagacacacacacacacacacacacacacacacacacacacacacacacacacacaccacacacacacacacacacacacgtgtggaTCAAAGGTCATTAAAGTTTGCCATGTACTGTGCCATAACTCCAGTCAGACAAAACTATATTTAGTTCGGTGTCATGTCACTGAGTGTAATGTAATGTTATTCACTTTAGTGCCGTAGTACCATTTTATagtattcattcatccattttccaagctgcttatcctcacaaagggcgcAGGTAAAGTGCCGTAGTACCATTTTATagtattcattcatccattttccaagatgcttatcctcacaaagggcgcaggagtgctggagcctatcacagctaatACTGTAATGTCCTGCAGTGTTGTGTCATTCACATCTGTGTAGTTTTATTAAGTGTAATGTCATATACAGTAAAACCTTGTTCATCCCAGAGGTTAATGTCCTTGACAAACCTTGTAACAGACAAAGTCACAAAGTAGTCAGCATatatgtcaatttttttaaacaaagattcatgcataaaataacaaaacacagtATATGCATGTGAGCcagtattatttttgtccactagGGGTTGCCATCCTCACATTTTACAAATACTGTGGTATCCGTGCCTAACTGTGAGATGGGGTTGTTGGGTGCCTGGCTGTTGAGTCACCTGATTGACAGTGAATGATAATGTAGAACTGGCTGGGTGTAAACTGACAAAAAGTTTAGCCCCTCTGTTGTGGTGGCATCAGTTGAGGCCATCGTCAGGTTGTCTaagaatgtgtttgtttttattttatttttcttggttTGTATAATCAATAACATAATAGAAATTGCACAAGCACATATCTCTATATTCCCTCTATCCTAACCACCTTTGGAATGATTATAATTTATTCGAATTGGTGGTAAGGTACATTAAACTAGTTAAACATTCACTCCCATTTATGAGTCGTCCCTGAACGCACCCTAAAGAGCTGGGGTGTTATGGCGCGAGGcattttcacactgcacttggGAAGGACTGCATGACAGAGCAACGAACACGATGACCCGGTCCAGCATGAACAAATCTGGAAGTCTTGATGTGGCTGCCTACTAGGAACTGAACAGGTATGTTTTCCTGCAGGAGAAGTAGACTACACCGCATGAACTTTGGCAAGATACCCATTATTTTTCCCATCCATTCCATtctctttgccacttatcctcacaagggtcacggggagtgctggagcatatcccagctgtcaacgggcaggaggcagggcacatcctgaactggtcgccggccaattgcagggcacatagagacaaacagacacactcacaatcacacctaggggcaatttagagtgtccaattaatgttgcatgtttttggaatctgggaggaaactcacacaggcacggggagaacatgcaaactccacacagacgaggccgggattgaactttacaagctgatccaccgtgccgcctctattGTTTTTGCGAAAGAAAGCTCCATCCATCACTGTGCTTTTTTATATACGTCATGTGTCTTTTCTCCTGTATCCCATGGACAGAATGTCTGCAATTATGAGAGCTTCCTCCATTTTCCCCagaacaaattattaaaaaaaaaaaaagcacattgaaATCACTCCACCTACCCCTCTCCCATCGGAGGACTATTCTGATGTCATCGTGACGCTAATCTCAGAATAAAACTTCTTACTGACACGACACGGCACGACCTCTGGCAAAGTgcgatgcacacacacaatgaatgggaaatttGAGAGCATCAATCGTATTGCCAAGTACGGTGTGAAAAAGCCTTCATGAGCGGCTGACGCATTGAACCGGTTGTCAAATAATACAGCGTTTAAATTGTCTAATATTTGACAGCTTGTTAACTCTGTTTTTAGCCGGGCTTTTTTTAATTGGAGGCCTCTAATAAACCCTAACACgcttaaatgaaaatgaactgctcttcaaaaaaaaaaattgttcatggACGCCAGAATAAGTGCATTCGCAAAAACACTCAAACAGAAAGACTGCATTCAGTTCACATTCACCTGAACTTTCATTCTTTAAAAGAGTACAATCGTGTATTGAACCTCATGTAGTGCAGTGTAGTTGATATAGTTTACTGTGATGTCTGTACTGCATTGAAGTGTGGTGAGTTGTTTGTAGTGTAGAGAGGCGCTACTCACTTGTCTGACACTGCTCTGGCTTTGAGTAACGCTGCTGTATAGCATATTGTTGCAGATTTAGGTAAGCTAATatctgtcacacacacagaagACAAGTTAAATTTGAAGTAGAAACAAGTCAATTACAAATTAACATTCTGTTAAAGATCatcaggtgtgccatgggaaattAACtgatttcacttaattggtcgaAAAATGGtctatttacaacaaataaagtACATTTGTTCATGCCAGTGACATACAGGGAGAAGCAGACCCTTCATTTAGAATTAATTATGTATCTAATTGTTTCACCTCACACAACAGAATAATAGCTTTGCATTTAGCTAAACCCAGATTGCACACAACgcaatgtaatgaaaaatctCTGTACGTGCATCATCATATTTGGTCAGCGCGTTATTATTTCTCAGTGTACCTAATATGCTGGCCCgtgcgcgtgcatgtgtgtgcatgtggtccTACCGTCGTACTTGGCCAGTACGGCCTGGACGTCGGCGTAGTTTTGCAGCTCCAGCAGCGACTCCAGCAAGTTTTCGTGGATGTTGAACATACTGAGGAGAGGGAACTCCTTCATTAACTGGAAAACACACAACTGTTGTTACATGTAATAGCAGACAGGGGGTGACACACAGTAAGCAGACACTGCGTGTGTtttcgtgtgtatgtgtgtatccgCATGGGTGTTTATGACTTACATCCCTCATCATTTTCACCGCCTCTCTCGTCCGACCAAGCTTTCTGGAGCACATGGCCAGCCTCCTTTTTATGTACACTAACACATTAGTGTCTCTTCCTGtgtaaaaaggagaaaaaaaaattaaaaatccatgTTATTGGGTCTTATTACAGAATAATGACTGTTACTTTTTATTCAAACAGTTGTTTGAAGGGCCTGTCCActcattaaatgtaaaaaaaaaaaaaaaaaaaacattcgttCTGTGCctatttgtgtaaaaatgtgtatgtaaacGAGATcttaatttctgcattttggaaaataataatccaGCCTCAGCTAAATTATCCCCCCATGACTTGGCAGGAAGGTTGGCCAAAGATCCAGAGCCACCTTCAAGCAATGATATCATGCAGATACACCACAGGTGCAACGCCCCTATCTACCACGTCAaaaaccaaaaggtaagcaTAACtgcattgagatttttttggggggatgccACTGATTGACATTTTCTTCTATTTAGCAGATTCCTCGGTGAGTCTGGTCTCGTGGCTCCACGCCCATCATCATAGTAACAAAATCTGTAGATGAGGACCGGCCCCTCCAAACGAGAAAAGATAAGGTGCGCGGCGACTCACTATGCTGAGCCTCGTACTGCGTGCCGTGGTGCTGTAGCTGCTGGGTGCGGCGGTAGCATCCCTCACCGGCCTTCAGCGCCTGCTTGAACAAGCGCTCGGCCTCCATGATGGTTGTGGCCTCCTCCTCGGCCAGCAGGATGTACGCTGTCGCGCAACTGCACGGCAACAAGTTTAGTGTGAAATAGTTTGTAGCAGCTGAACGTAAGCAATGGTGTATCAAAATGCTTGAGGTGCTTCTACCGTTATCATTGTCCCTATGAAAATAACATTGAGCAGGAAAGGCCGCACAAAGAATATATTCCTGTGATTATTGGTACATGCCTTCTGCACTTCACTTTTTAAGTTCATAATTTTCACAGTAACaatagatttgtttttaattgtgttgGCATTATTTGGAGATAAAATAGGAAAAGTCTGTCGTACTCTTCTAGTTCCAGAGCTTCATGTGCGGCCGAAATGCGAGCTTGCGGGTTTCTCTCCCTCCACGCCTTCTGCATGACTGACAAACACGGAGTTTTAGCGTTGGGATCGTTAGGAAAGCAGCACAAGAAAGAAGGGGAACTCACTGGCGTCGGCAGGCCGCAAGTGGTCCGAGTCACAGGTGAAGAAGGTTTGGTGGTCTTGCGCCGACAGGTTCATGTCGTAGTACGTCAGCGGCTCTCTCCCCGTTACCCACGTGTACCTGAGGAACACCAGGACTAGGGTTGGCCATTGAGAATGGAAAACCGATTGGGACAAGGCTTAACGTTACGTTTCTCCCGGAGCTtttcaaatacaaacattttggttCTCAGTTTCAATGTCTACAGTCCTCCCATAACAAGGAAGAAGTGGCGAAAACCAATGAAGAATGggcaaaaaccaacaaagacCAACGGTGGCggcgaaagaaaagaaaattgttaaaatgaatAACCAGTTAAACCAGGCTCAGTGAAACACTTGAAAAaagattatattgtgcaaaCGCTAAAATGCGTCTATGCCAACCCTGACACAGCTAACAAAGGAAACGGTTGGATATACTATTGCACTGCTTCTTTTTGTGAgtgtttgtttgaatttttaaatctattcaagcacagatgcaaaaaaaaaaaaaaaaaaaaaaaaaaaaaaaaacggctgcaAATTGACCGTAGCAACTTAACATTGCAATGAATTGAGACAAATTTGACATTATGACAACTCAACGCTTACAGCTTATCAGTGGTTCGGGAAAGGAATGGAtgatgctatttacatgtaaaatgtgtttctaattattaaaaattccaagttacaaaacaacttccggaatggattaattttgtaagtacaGGTACCACTGTTATAATAATTGACGTGGCAGAATCTCAATGCACCATTGTAATAATAAACTTTTTGCATTATAGTTTGTGGCATATTTACAATGTAAACTATTCATGTTGGCAATTattgtaaaatcatttttaacatgtatATTTTGTCATGACAGGCCTCAATCTCAATCTAAATTGCTTCTTCAACACCAAACCCTCGAAGTACTCCTGTATCGGAAAAGGAACTTTCCTAAACTGCTCACACCGAGTCGTAAGCATAActtcttaaatgttttttatgagTAGTGACCCAATTATTTCATCCTGATAgtgtgtttgggaaaaaaaaaaaaaaaaaaaagaggagagacAGGGGATCATGACGAACAAGTGAAGATAAGAATTTAGAGATGAAAGAACTAAGAAGAAGAGGGAGGCAAAGCAGTCGAGAATAAAACGAGCGAGCGCAATTAGAGGGAATCTCTCAAAGGCAACGAGGAGGAGAACACCGGCGTGAAGGAGACGGAACATAAAagagacaaagaaaaacaaaaataagaagcagCAAGGGGTCTCACCGCCGTCACTCACCGATTGTACTCGGCTCCTCTGAATAAATTCAACGGGTTCCTCCAAACTTTGCATTCTgtgggagggagagagaaaatGAGCATTCATTAAATCCTCCTTTATGATGACTCAAAACGAGCATGTCGTCGACGCTATCTTTTCAGACAGATTTGTCCAAACCATCCCCCGCCACACCCCtcgtccccaaaaaaataaatgtgctcCACTTTAATGCAGAAAGTCAATTTGAAGAGGAAAAATAAGTCTCATGATTTTTATGACGGATTTGGCTACTATTTTTCCCGCCAtaggaaaaataatgaaatgggaAATGATCTGTTTCAGTGAAGCTGTGATGATCATCAAGCTTTTGTTAATAGAAGAGGCAATGTTTTAAGTAGATAACAGTGTTAAGACGAACAGATTCAAAATTACAGctatatacaatgaagaaaataagtatttcaacaccctgctatattgcaagttcttagaaatcatggaggggtctgagattttcattgtaggtgcatatccactgtgagagaggtaatctaaaaagaaaaacccagaaatcacaatgtgtgaacgatttatttgtgtaatacagctgcaaataagtatatgaacacatgagaaaaccaatgtcaatatttggtacagtagcctttgtttgcaattacagaggtcaaacgtttcctgtagttgttcaccaggtttgtggacactccaggagggattttggcccactcctccacacagatctcttgatcagacaggtttctgggctgtcgctgagaaacacggagattcagctccctccaaagactttctattgggtttcggtctggagactggctaggccacgccagaaccttgatgtgcttctcaCGGTGGCACTGCTTCGTTTTTCTGGccgtgtgctttgggtcattgtcatattgaaagacccagccacgacccatcttcaatgctctgactgagggaaagaggttgttccccaaaatctcacaatagatggctgcggtcatcctctccttaatacagtcccatgtgcagaaaaacacccccaaagcatgatgctaccacccccacgcttcacagtagggatggtgttcttgggatggaactcatcattcgtcttcctccaaacacgctgagaggaattatgaccagaaagttaaatttttttactgattgtatggagtggacaggtgtctttatgcagctaacgacctcacacaggtgcatctgatccaggataacacatggagtggaggtggatttttaaaggcggactaacaggtctttgagggtcagaattctcggtgatggacaggtgttcaaatacatatttgcagctgcatcacacaaataaatcgtaaaaaaaaaaaattaaatttaaaaaaaaaaaaaaaaaaaaatcaaacattgtgatttctggatttttcttttgagattttgTCTCTCAAATtggacatgaaaatttcagaccccttcgtgatttctaagtgggagaacttgcaatgtagcagggtgttcaaatacttttttttcttcactgtatggctCCCACGTTTAAAGGGACACATTTGTAACACTTGGTTTCACATCCTTTGCAGTCAATTACAGCCTGAAAGTCAGAAACGCATAGATATCACCGGGTGATGGTCTCCCTGGTAATGCACTGCCAGAGCGCTCCGTATTTTCCGTTCAGTTTTGTCTGCAGCAAGCAGGTGAAAATGATCCTTAATCGGATTTCGGTCAGgtgattgacttggccattgCATAACATTCCACTTCtttgccataaaaaaaataggatGGTTTCACTTCATGGAAACATTTCAGAATTCAACTTGATGATTTTGTCAGCAGTCACATAATCAATAAATACAAGGGGACAGGTTCCAATGGATGTCATACATGTCCACTCCATTGGACTACTGACACCGTGCTTCACTGGTGAGCTAGTAGTCACGTCAATAACTATTGGGACAGACACATTTCTCACCTTTTGGTGTCGAAACACCACCACACTGGATATGAAATGAAGCAAACAAGATTTGCTTGAACTGGAGACTTGCAGGTTTAATTTTAGTGTTTACATCCAAACCAGGTCAAGTAGTTCCAACTTTTTAGGGGACCAGAAGTTATACTACACTCGGGTGCTTAGCTATTCCACGGCCAGATGGTTCTTTTATGCTTGCTAAATTGGACTCTTGCGAAGGACGCTTGAGTCCTATTATTCTAGAATTTTCCGATTGTTGGTTTCACTATTCTAACTACACAAAACACTACAGAAGATCACCAGCACTAAAAGGAGTTGTCAGTGGTCTGCGAGGGTCCACGCTACTCAcctgacacgctttggcgactgGAGTCGGCCTCGCCGTTGCTGGCGTTGGAGCTGCTGGGGGAGTTGCTGTCCACCCCGCCCAGCAGGGGACGCAGGTGGCTCACCGACACCTGCTCGATGAAGGAGGTGCCGTATTTCCTGAAGTACCACCACTCGAAGATCTGGAGGGGAGGGAAGGAGAATCAGTAGGCATTAAAAACAGGGGTGGGCAAAATACGGCTCACTCCAAAT
Coding sequences:
- the LOC133502168 gene encoding suppressor of tumorigenicity 7 protein homolog isoform X3, whose protein sequence is MFGTESSLSMFLNTLTPKFYVALTGTSSLISGLILIFEWWYFRKYGTSFIEQVSVSHLRPLLGGVDSNSPSSSNASNGEADSSRQSVSECKVWRNPLNLFRGAEYNRYTWVTGREPLTYYDMNLSAQDHQTFFTCDSDHLRPADAIMQKAWRERNPQARISAAHEALELEDCATAYILLAEEEATTIMEAERLFKQALKAGEGCYRRTQQLQHHGTQYEAQHRRDTNVLVYIKRRLAMCSRKLGRTREAVKMMRDLMKEFPLLSMFNIHENLLESLLELQNYADVQAVLAKYDDISLPKSATICYTAALLKARAVSDKFSPEAASRRGLSTAEMNAVEAIHRAVEFNPHVPKYLLEMKSLILPPEHILKRGDSEAIAYAFFHLQHWKRVEGALNLLHCTWEGTFRMIPYPLEKGHLFYPYPICTETADRELLPTVFHEVSVYPKKELPFFILFTAGLCSFTAMLALLTHQFPELMGVFAKAFLSTLFAPLNFIMEKVESILPSSLWHQLTRI
- the LOC133502168 gene encoding suppressor of tumorigenicity 7 protein homolog isoform X5; this encodes MFLNTLTPKFYVALTGTSSLISGLILIFEWWYFRKYGTSFIEQVSVSHLRPLLGGVDSNSPSSSNASNGEADSSRQSVSECKVWRNPLNLFRGAEYNRYTWVTGREPLTYYDMNLSAQDHQTFFTCDSDHLRPADAIMQKAWRERNPQARISAAHEALELEDCATAYILLAEEEATTIMEAERLFKQALKAGEGCYRRTQQLQHHGTQYEAQHRRDTNVLVYIKRRLAMCSRKLGRTREAVKMMRDLCVFQLMKEFPLLSMFNIHENLLESLLELQNYADVQAVLAKYDDISLPKSATICYTAALLKARAVSDKFSPEAASRRGLSTAEMNAVEAIHRAVEFNPHVPKYLLEMKSLILPPEHILKRGDSEAIAYAFFHLQHWKRVEGALNLLHCTWEGTFRMIPYPLEKGHLFYPYPICTETADRELLPTVFHEVSVYPKKELPFFILFTAGLCSFTAMLALLTHQFPELMGVFAKAFLSTLFAPLNFIMEKVESILPSSLWHQLTRI
- the LOC133502168 gene encoding suppressor of tumorigenicity 7 protein homolog isoform X2 — its product is MFGTESSLSMFLNTLTPKFYVALTGTSSLISGLILIFEWWYFRKYGTSFIEQVSVSHLRPLLGGVDSNSPSSSNASNGEADSSRQSVSECKVWRNPLNLFRGAEYNRYTWVTGREPLTYYDMNLSAQDHQTFFTCDSDHLRPADAIMQKAWRERNPQARISAAHEALELEDCATAYILLAEEEATTIMEAERLFKQALKAGEGCYRRTQQLQHHGTQYEAQHRRDTNVLVYIKRRLAMCSRKLGRTREAVKMMRDLCVFQLMKEFPLLSMFNIHENLLESLLELQNYADVQAVLAKYDDISLPKSATICYTAALLKARAVSDKFSPEAASRRGLSTAEMNAVEAIHRAVEFNPHVPKYLLEMKSLILPPEHILKRGDSEAIAYAFFHLQHWKRVEGALNLLHCTWEGTFRMIPYPLEKGHLFYPYPICTETADRELLPMFHEVSVYPKKELPFFILFTAGLCSFTAMLALLTHQFPELMGVFAKAFLSTLFAPLNFIMEKVESILPSSLWHQLTRI
- the LOC133502168 gene encoding suppressor of tumorigenicity 7 protein homolog isoform X4; translated protein: MFGTESSLSMFLNTLTPKFYVALTGTSSLISGLILIFEWWYFRKYGTSFIEQVSVSHLRPLLGGVDSNSPSSSNASNGEADSSRQSVSECKVWRNPLNLFRGAEYNRYTWVTGREPLTYYDMNLSAQDHQTFFTCDSDHLRPADAIMQKAWRERNPQARISAAHEALELEDCATAYILLAEEEATTIMEAERLFKQALKAGEGCYRRTQQLQHHGTQYEAQHRRDTNVLVYIKRRLAMCSRKLGRTREAVKMMRDLMKEFPLLSMFNIHENLLESLLELQNYADVQAVLAKYDDISLPKSATICYTAALLKARAVSDKFSPEAASRRGLSTAEMNAVEAIHRAVEFNPHVPKYLLEMKSLILPPEHILKRGDSEAIAYAFFHLQHWKRVEGALNLLHCTWEGTFRMIPYPLEKGHLFYPYPICTETADRELLPMFHEVSVYPKKELPFFILFTAGLCSFTAMLALLTHQFPELMGVFAKAFLSTLFAPLNFIMEKVESILPSSLWHQLTRI
- the LOC133502168 gene encoding suppressor of tumorigenicity 7 protein homolog isoform X1, which gives rise to MFGTESSLSMFLNTLTPKFYVALTGTSSLISGLILIFEWWYFRKYGTSFIEQVSVSHLRPLLGGVDSNSPSSSNASNGEADSSRQSVSECKVWRNPLNLFRGAEYNRYTWVTGREPLTYYDMNLSAQDHQTFFTCDSDHLRPADAIMQKAWRERNPQARISAAHEALELEDCATAYILLAEEEATTIMEAERLFKQALKAGEGCYRRTQQLQHHGTQYEAQHRRDTNVLVYIKRRLAMCSRKLGRTREAVKMMRDLCVFQLMKEFPLLSMFNIHENLLESLLELQNYADVQAVLAKYDDISLPKSATICYTAALLKARAVSDKFSPEAASRRGLSTAEMNAVEAIHRAVEFNPHVPKYLLEMKSLILPPEHILKRGDSEAIAYAFFHLQHWKRVEGALNLLHCTWEGTFRMIPYPLEKGHLFYPYPICTETADRELLPTVFHEVSVYPKKELPFFILFTAGLCSFTAMLALLTHQFPELMGVFAKAFLSTLFAPLNFIMEKVESILPSSLWHQLTRI